TAATTGATAAAGAATTAGACCGTATTTCTGTAGTGGAAGGGCAAAATGTCCAATACGGTCAAAGTATGAGTCAAAACTTATATCGACTCTTTACAGAAGCTGAAAAGATTAGAGAAAGCTTTAAAGACGATTACTTATCTACAGAGGTAGTTGTACTTGCATTAATGGAACTACAAAATCATCCATTAACACGCTATTTAGTACAACAGCATATAACCAAAGAAAATTTGAGAGCTCGAATTGAAGAGCTAAGAGGGGGAGAACGTGTGACTAGTCAAAATCAAGAAGAACAATATGAAGCATTATCAAAATATGCACGTAATTTAAATGAAGCTGTTCAATCTGGTAAACAAGATCCAGTCATTGGACGTGACGAAGAAATTCGAGATGTGATTCGTATTTTATCTCGTAAAACAAAGAATAACCCTGTCTTAATCGGGGAACCTGGTGTTGGTAAAACAGCAATCGTTGAAGGATTAGCGCAACGTATCGTTAAAAAAGACGTACCAGAAAACTTAAAAGATAAATTAATCTACTCATTAGATATGGGTGCTTTAATCGCAGGTGCAAAATACCGTGGTGAATTCGAAGAACGTTTGAAAGCCGTTCTTAAAGAAGTAACAAAATCAGAAGGACGCATCATCTTATTTATCGATGAAATCCACACAATCGTTGGTGCTGGTAAGACAGAAGGCTCAATGGATGCTGGTAACTTACTAAAACCAATGTTGGCTCGTGGTGAATTACATTGTATTGGTGCTACAACTCTTGACGAATACCGTGAAAATATGGAAAAAGACAAAGCGTTAGAACGTCGTTTCCAAAAAGTACTTGTTCAAGAACCAACAGTTGAAGATACGATTTCAATTCTTCGTGGATTGAAAGAACGTTTCGAAATCCACCACAGTGTAAATATTCACGATAGTGCGTTAGTAGCTGCTGCGACTTTATCAAACCGCTATATTACTGACAGATTCTTACCAGATAAAGCGATTGACTTAGTCGATGAAGCCTGTGCTACAATCCGAGTTGAAATGAACTCAATGCCAACAGAACTTGACGCAGTCACTCGTCGTTTGATGCAACTTGAAATCGAAGAACAAGCGTTGAAGATGGAAAAAGATGACGCTTCTCAAAAACGTCTTGCTATTTTACAAGAGGAATTAGCAGAACAACGTGAAAAAGCCAATAACCTCAAAATGAAATGGGAAATCGAAAAAGAAGAAGTCAATAAAATCCGTAATAAACGTGAAGAAATCGATCATGCTAAACGTGAATTAGAACAAGCAGAAGCTGATTATAACCTTGAAAAAGCTGCTGAACTTCGTCACGGACGTATTCCAGCTCTTGAACAAGAATTGAAGGAATTAGAAGAACAAAATAAAGCGAATGCTGAAAGCACGCAACGTCTCGTTCAAGAATCAGTAACTTCAGAAGAAATTGCTCGAGTAGTGGGACGCTTGACAGGTATTCCTGTAACAAAACTTATGGAAGGCGAACGTGAAAAACTTCTTCACTTAGAAGATATTCTTCATGAACGTGTCATCGGTCAAGATGAAGCTGTACAAAAAGTAGCTTCAGCAGTACTTCGTTCTCGTGCAGGCTTACAAAATCCTAGCCGTCCAATCGGAAGTTTCTTATTCCTCGGACCTACAGGGGTGGGTAAGACAGAACTTGCTAAAGCTCTTGCAGAAGATTTGTTCGACTCAGAAGACCATATGGTTCGTATCGACATGAGTGAATATATGGAAAAACATTCAGTGTCTCGTTTAGTGGGAGCTCCTCCAGGATATGTTGGATATGAAGAAGGAGGCCAATTAACAGAATCTGTTCGTCGTAATCCATATACAATCGTTCTATTAGATGAAATTGAAAAAGCACATCCAGATGTATTTAATATCTTATTACAAGTATTAGACGATGGACGCTTAACCGATTCTAAAGGACGTGTAGTAGACTTCAAGAATACAGTGATGATTATGACAAGTAATATCGGTTCACAATTCTTGCTTGAAAATCAAGGTGAAACAATCGATGAAGAAACTCGTACAGCGGTAGAGGGTGTCCTAAAAGCAACCTTCAAACCTGAATTCTTAAACCGTATCGACGAAACAATCTTCTTCACACCACTTTCTAAAGACAATATTCGTGGAATCATTACGAAGATGTTGAAACAATTAGCCAAACGTGTAGAAGATCAAGAAATCGTCCTAAGCTTCACAGATGAATTGAAAGATTGGATTGCAGATAATGCTTATAATCCAGTGTACGGTGCTCGTCCAATTTCTCGTTATATTCAACGTGAAATTGAAACGCCACTTGCTAAAGAAATCATCCGTGCAAGCATCCTTCCAGGCGACCAAGTGAAATGTGATTTAGGAATTGATCATGTGACATTTGAAGTGATTGGAAAGAATGAATAATAAGTAATAATAAAACGCAATGGACATTTGTCCATTGCGTTTTTTTGTGCTTTATTGTTCTTCTTGAATACGACGTTTCCTAATACCCCAGAATTGGAAGTAGTCAGTACGGATAGCACCGTTATAGAGTTTGCGTTTCTTTGTCGCTTTTTGACCATAGTGATCTTCAAATGTTAAGTCGCTCGTTAAAATATATTTACTCCAAGTTGTCAGTGGTGCATAGGTTTCACCCATTTGTTTATAGATGGCTTGAGCTTGTTCTTCAGAAAGAAGACGGTCTCCGTATGGTGGGTTTGCCACAATTATTCCATTTTCTTTCTTAGTACGGAAGTCCTTTA
This Granulicatella adiacens ATCC 49175 DNA region includes the following protein-coding sequences:
- the clpB gene encoding ATP-dependent chaperone ClpB — protein: MNIEKMTTTMQQALGQAQQIAMVRKHQEIDIPHLWKVFMEPNHFARNLYSDLQVNDKEFEELIDKELDRISVVEGQNVQYGQSMSQNLYRLFTEAEKIRESFKDDYLSTEVVVLALMELQNHPLTRYLVQQHITKENLRARIEELRGGERVTSQNQEEQYEALSKYARNLNEAVQSGKQDPVIGRDEEIRDVIRILSRKTKNNPVLIGEPGVGKTAIVEGLAQRIVKKDVPENLKDKLIYSLDMGALIAGAKYRGEFEERLKAVLKEVTKSEGRIILFIDEIHTIVGAGKTEGSMDAGNLLKPMLARGELHCIGATTLDEYRENMEKDKALERRFQKVLVQEPTVEDTISILRGLKERFEIHHSVNIHDSALVAAATLSNRYITDRFLPDKAIDLVDEACATIRVEMNSMPTELDAVTRRLMQLEIEEQALKMEKDDASQKRLAILQEELAEQREKANNLKMKWEIEKEEVNKIRNKREEIDHAKRELEQAEADYNLEKAAELRHGRIPALEQELKELEEQNKANAESTQRLVQESVTSEEIARVVGRLTGIPVTKLMEGEREKLLHLEDILHERVIGQDEAVQKVASAVLRSRAGLQNPSRPIGSFLFLGPTGVGKTELAKALAEDLFDSEDHMVRIDMSEYMEKHSVSRLVGAPPGYVGYEEGGQLTESVRRNPYTIVLLDEIEKAHPDVFNILLQVLDDGRLTDSKGRVVDFKNTVMIMTSNIGSQFLLENQGETIDEETRTAVEGVLKATFKPEFLNRIDETIFFTPLSKDNIRGIITKMLKQLAKRVEDQEIVLSFTDELKDWIADNAYNPVYGARPISRYIQREIETPLAKEIIRASILPGDQVKCDLGIDHVTFEVIGKNE